In one window of Sciurus carolinensis chromosome X, mSciCar1.2, whole genome shotgun sequence DNA:
- the Xiap gene encoding E3 ubiquitin-protein ligase XIAP, translated as MTFNSFEGSKTCVPADINKDEEFVEEYNRLKTFANFPSSSPVSASTLARAGFLYTGEGDTVRCFSCHAAIDRWQYGDSAIGRHRKVSPNCRFINGFYFENSAAQPTNPGVQNGRYRVENYLRSRNHFGLDRPPETHADYLLRTGQVVDISDTIYPRNPAMCSEEARLKSFQNWPDYAHLTPRELASAGLYYTGIDDQVQCFCCGGKLKNWEPCDRAWSEHRRHFPNCFFVLGRNVNVRSESDVVSSDRNFPNPTNSPRNPAMAEYEARIITFGTWIYSVNKEQLARAGFYALGEGDKVKCFHCGGGLTDWKPSEDPWEQHAKWYPGCKYLLEEKGQEYINSIHLTHSLEESLVRTAEKMPSLTKRIDDTIFQNSMVQEAIRMGFSFRDIKKIMEEKIQTSGSNYISLEVLIADLVSAQKDNTQDESSQTSLQKEISTEEQLRRLQEEKLCKICMDRNIAVVFIPCGHLVTCKQCAEAVDKCPMCYTVITFKQKIFMS; from the exons ATGACTTTTAACAGTTTTGAAGGATCTAAAACTTGTGTACCTGCAGACATCAATAAAGATGAAGAATTTGTAGAAGAGTATAATAGATTAAAAACTTTTGCTAATTTTCCAAGTAGTAGTCCTGTTTCAGCATCAACATTGGCACGAGCAGGTTTTCTTTATACTGGTGAAGGAGATACTGTGCGGTGCTTTAGTTGTCATGCGGCAATAGATAGATGGCAATATGGAGACTCAGCAATTGGAAGACACAGGAAAGTATCCCCAAATTGCAGATTTATCAAcggcttttattttgaaaatagtgcTGCACAACCTACAAATCCTGGTGTCCAAAATGGTCGGTACAGAGTTGAAAACTATTTGAGAAGCAGAAATCATTTTGGTTTAGACAGGCCACCTGAGACTCATGCAGACTATCTTTTGAGAACTGGACAGGTTGTAGATATATCAGACACCATATACCCAAGGAACCCTGCCATGTGTAGTGAAGAAGCTAGATTAAAGTCATTTCAGAACTGGCCAGACTATGCCCACTTAACCCCTAGAGAGTTAGCTAGTGCTGGACTCTACTACACAGGTATTGACGATCAAGTGCAGTGCTTTTGTTGtggtggaaaactgaaaaattggGAACCTTGTGATCGCGCCTGGTCAGAACACAGGCGACACTTTCCTAATTGCTTCTTTGTTTTGGGCCGGAACGTTAATGTTCGAAGTGAATCTGATGTTGTAAGTTCTGATAGGAATTTCCCAAATCCAACAAATTCACCAAGAAATCCAGCCATGGCAGAGTATGAAGCACGGATCATTACTTTTGGGACATGGATATACTCAGTTAACAAGGAGCAGCTTGCAAGAGCTGGATTTTATGCTTTAG GTGAAGGTGATAAAGTAAAGTGCTTCCATTGTGGAGGAGGGCTAACTGATTGGAAGCCCAGTGAAGACCCTTGGGAACAGCATGCTAAGTGGTATCCAGG GTGTAAATACCTGTTGGAAGAAAAGGGACAAGAATACATAAACAGTATCCATTTAACACATTCACTTGAAGAGTCTCTG GTAAGAACTGCAGAAAAAATGCCATCACTGACAAAAAGAATTG ATGACACCATCTTCCAGAATTCTATGGTACAAGAAGCTATACGAATGGGATTCAGTTTCAGggacattaagaaaataatggaggaaaaaatTCAGACATCTGGGAGCAACTATATATCACTTGAGGTTCTGATTGCAGATCTAGTGAGTGCTCAGAAAGACAATACACAAGATGAATCAAGTCAAACTTCATTGCAGAAAG AGATTAGTACTGAAGAGCAGCTAAGGCGCCTGCAAGAGGAGAAGCTTTGCAAAATCTGTATGGATAGAAATATTGCTGTAGTTTTTATTCCTTGTGGACATCTGGTCACTTGTAAACAATGTGCTGAAGCTGTTGACAAATGTCCCATGTGCTACACAGTCATTACTTTCAAGCAAAAGATTTTTATGTCTTAA